The DNA region ATATCTGCAAGGAAAAACTTGGCTGTCCCACAGTGAGATACGACAAAGCAAACGGCGGTCTGCTGAAAAGGATAGCAGTATGTTCGGGCAGCGGCGGAAGTTTTCTGGGAGAAGTACTTGCAAAGGGCTGTGACGGCTATATCACGGGAGATGTTAAGCACGATATATTTGTTGACGCATACAACGCAGGTCTTGTGGTATTCGATGCGGGGCATTTCTACACTGAAAATATTTTCTGCGAACATATGCAGGGTCTGCTGAAAGAGAGATTCCCCGAAGCAGATATAAGCATCGCAAAAAATTCGGGCGATGTGGTGGTGTGGCATAAGTGAAAAAGAAGAAACATATAAGCGGCAGTGAAGCATTCCTGAAAAAGCAAAAGCAGAAGAACAAACCCGACAGGCTGAAAATCGGGCTGATAGTTTTCACCTTTGTATTGTCGGCAGTGTTTGCTGTGGCGTCAGGTCTGTTTATGAAAGATCATATCCACAGGAAAAACCACTGCACAGCCGAGATAGTCGGCGAGGTGACGAATGCCAAAATATGGGGCAGGCACCATCACTATCAGGGCAAAGCCGATGTAGTTGTAAAGAGCGACGGCGTTTTCCCCTCACAGACGTTACATACCACATCTTTATATCTTGCAAAACAGAAAAACGCGAAGATATTCTACGATCCCGAAAATACCAAAGAATATTATTTTGAAAGCAATATTGAAGACTCCCGCTCTCTGTCGATAATTTGCGCAGTACTATCGGTGATAGAACTGCTGTTTGGCATCGCAATAACCAAGGCATATTTAAGGTCAAAACAGCGCAAAAAGCGCTGAACGATACAGTATAAACGGAGGATATGGAAATGGAAACAAGGATACCCGAGGGCAAAAAGCTTATCAGCCCCACAGACAAGATGTCCTACATGGGCAGGATAGACTTTGACGACCCGAATGCGCCCGTATTCATTTGGGCAGGTTCAAATGTGCGCATGAGGTTCAAAGGCACGAGTGTCAGTGCAGTGATATTCAACAGGCGTTTTTTCAACAAAATGTCTGTCGGATATGTTATCGACGGCAAGGTATGCCGTGCTGATTTCGGCGAGGAAAACGAATGGGAAAAAGAGTACTGTCTTACGCTTGCAGATGGTCTTGAAGACGGCGAACACGAGATAGTGCTTTTCAAGCGTCAGGACGCATCTCACTATTTCAGGTTTTTAGGCTTTGTCATTGATGGTGAAGTTCTTGAAGCCCCTGCGCTTCCCTCAAGGAAGATAGAGGTATTCGGCGATTCGGTATCGGCGGGCGCAGTAGTTGAAGCCCGTGATTTTGAGGGCAAGTGCGACCCTGAGGGACACGAGGGCATTTACGACAATGCGTGGTACAGCTATGCTTCGATAACTGCGCGAAATCTCGGGGCACAGCTTAACTGCACAGCCCAGGGCGGTATTTCGGTATTTGACAACACAGGCTGGTTCCACGCCCCTGATTTCATCGGTATGGAGACTGCCTACGACAAGCTTTGTTATTATCCCGAGGGTGAAAGGGGTTACACCCCATGGGATTTTGGCAGATACACCCCGAATGTGGTGATATTCGCGGTCGGACAGAATGACAGTCACAACGAAGCCGAGGGCGACCCCGACATAACCGATATATCTTTCCGCACCCGCTGGAAAGAGGGTTACAAGGGGATAATAAAGGAACTTCGCGCAAAGTACCACCGTGCATATTTTGTGCTTCTGCTGACGGTACTTGGTCACGACCCCGAATGGGACAAAGCTGTTGACGAGATAGCTTATGAGCTTTCTGACAGCAGGATACGACATTTCATGTTCACCCGCACAGGCAAGGCGACTCCGGGGCATCCTAGGATATCCGAGCAATACGAGATGGCAGAGGAGCTTACTGCTTATCTTTCGGGGCTTGGGGAGGATATCTGGAAGTAGGTTTTTTTATTAATCAAAGGACTGCGGTATCATATCGCCCCTTGCGGGTCGAGAAATCGGATTCGCTTCGCTGTCCGATTTCAGGCGCGACAATAATTTTACGGACGCAGAAAGAGCGTGGACGGTTTGATTGTCCACGCTCTTATTGTTGATTATTGCCGCGCCTTATTGGTCGGAAGTTTGCTTTGCTGTTTAAAGCTTTGTTGCCGCGTCGCTTTTGCGCCTTGACCGAGAGGCTCTGCCTCTCGTGCTCTCCGCAAGCCTTTCGCGAAAGGCTTGACCCAAAGCTCTTCTCCTTGGCATTCTTACCCAACTTCGTGGTTGCCCTGCCAACAATTATGAATTATGAATTATGAATTATGAATTAATATAAGTATTATTCGGCTGTTGTCGGTGCGATAGTCTCAACAGAGAAATCATTGCCGTCATAATCTACTTTCATCAGGCTGTCAGCAGCAGGGTCGTCCCTGATTATTGCCTTTGCCAGCAGAGTCTCCACATGGCTCTGAATAAATCTTCTCAGAGGTCTTGCACCGAATGCCATATTGTAGCCCTGATCGACTATCGCCGCCTTTGCAGATTCGGTAAGCTCCATTTTCAGGCGCTTTTCTGCAAGTCTCTTTTCAAGGCTCTTCAGCATCAGTCCGCAGATGCTGTATATCTCGCTCTTCAGCAGAGGTTTGTACATTACTATCTCGTCAAGACGGTTCAGGAATTCGGGACGGAAATGAGTTTTCAGCAGGTCGTTGACATTGTCCCTTGCTTCCTCGCTGATATCTCCTGTTTCCTCGTCGATGCCATCAAGTATGAAATGTGAGCCCAGGTTCGAGGTCAGTATGATAACGGTGTTCTTGAAATCTACCGTTCTGCCCTGTGAATCGGTAACTCTGCCGTCATCGAGCACCTGCAGAAGTATATTGAACACATCGGGGTGAGCTTTCTCGACTTCGTCCAGCAGTACAACGGAGTAAGGCTTTCTTCTTACAGCCTCAGTCAGCTGACCGCCTTCTTCATATCCCACGTATCCGGGAGGCGCTCCTATCAGCCTTGTTACGCTGAATTTCTCCATATACTCCGACATATCTATACGAACCATATTGTTTTCGTCATCGAAGAGTGCCTGTGCAAGGGTCTTTGCAAGCTCGGTCTTGCCCACACCCGTAGGGCCTAAGAACAGGAACGAACCGATAGGTGTGTTGGGGTTTGCGATACCTGCCCTTGAACGGAGTATAGCTTCGCTGACTTTTTCAACAGCTTCGTTCTGTCCGATAACTCTTTCATGGAGTATGCTTTCAAGCCTTAACAGCTTGTCGCGCTCGCCCTCCATCAGCTTTGCAACTGGTATGCCTGTCCAGCGGCAGATTATCCTTGCTATCTCGTCATCGGTTACTTTATCTCTAAGCAGGGTATTGCTCTTTGAGGACTGCTCGGCTTTCTTTTCTTCCTCTGCCAGTTCCTTTTGCAGATTTTCCAGCTTGCCGTATTTCAGCTCTGCCAGTTTCGAGAGGTCATAGTCGCGCTCTGCCTGCTTTATCTCGCCGTTTACAGCATCTATCTCCTCGCGTATCTTCTGCACCTTGGAGATAGCGTTCTTTTCGTTTTCCCATTTAGCACGCATCTCGTTGTACTGCGCTCTCATATCTGCAAGTTCTTTCTGAACTTCTGCCAGATGTTCCTCGGCAAGCTTGTCGCTTTCCTTTTTGAGGACAGTTTCTTCTATCTCATGCTGGAGTATCTTTCTTCTCAGGTCATCCAGTTCGGTGGGCATGGAGTCCATCTCTGTACGGATAAGTGCGCAGGCTTCGTCCACAAGGTCGATAGCCTTATCGGGCAGGAATCTGTCCGTCAGGTATCTGTCGGAAAGCACAGCCGCGGTTATCAGCGCCTGATCCTGTATCTTAACGCCGTGGAATACCTCATATCTCTCCTTTATGCCGCGGAGTATGGATATGGTATCCTCAACGCTGGGTTCGTCTACCATAACGGGCTGGAAACGTCTTTCAAGGGCTTTATCCTTTTCGATGTACTGTCTGTACTCGTTGAGGGTGGTGGCACCGATGCAGTGCAGTTCGCCCCTTGCCAGCATAGGTTTCAGCAGATTTCCTGCGTCCATTGCGCCGTCGGACTTTCCTGCGCCCACGATGGTATGCAGTTCATCGATGAACAGTATTATCTTGCCCTCGGATTTCTTTATCTCGCTTACAACGGCTTTAAATCTCTCTTCAAACTCGCCGCGGAACTTTGCACCTGCTATCAGCGAGCCCATATCCAGCGAGAATATCTGTCTGTCTTTCAGACTGTCGGGCACATCACCGCTGACGATACGCTGTGCAAGACCCTCGGCAACGGCAGTTTTACCTACGCCGGGTTCGCCTATCAGCACGGGGTTGTTCTTTGTCTTACGGGAGAGTATGCGGATAACGTTTCTAATCTCGGAATCT from Ruminococcus albus AD2013 includes:
- the clpB gene encoding ATP-dependent chaperone ClpB, producing the protein MNMQKFTEKSVQAVQDAQNIAARQSNQAIGQEHLLSALCLDDNGLIPQLLTQMSTDINAFRGALDRAVDKIPKVTVGGRAQGQVYISSELDRALAEAEAQAKQMGDEFVSVEHIFLGIMECANSEVAEVLRTFGINKTGFLAALKQVRGSAKVTSQNPEETYDVLKKYGQELVGLARQNKLDPVIGRDSEIRNVIRILSRKTKNNPVLIGEPGVGKTAVAEGLAQRIVSGDVPDSLKDRQIFSLDMGSLIAGAKFRGEFEERFKAVVSEIKKSEGKIILFIDELHTIVGAGKSDGAMDAGNLLKPMLARGELHCIGATTLNEYRQYIEKDKALERRFQPVMVDEPSVEDTISILRGIKERYEVFHGVKIQDQALITAAVLSDRYLTDRFLPDKAIDLVDEACALIRTEMDSMPTELDDLRRKILQHEIEETVLKKESDKLAEEHLAEVQKELADMRAQYNEMRAKWENEKNAISKVQKIREEIDAVNGEIKQAERDYDLSKLAELKYGKLENLQKELAEEEKKAEQSSKSNTLLRDKVTDDEIARIICRWTGIPVAKLMEGERDKLLRLESILHERVIGQNEAVEKVSEAILRSRAGIANPNTPIGSFLFLGPTGVGKTELAKTLAQALFDDENNMVRIDMSEYMEKFSVTRLIGAPPGYVGYEEGGQLTEAVRRKPYSVVLLDEVEKAHPDVFNILLQVLDDGRVTDSQGRTVDFKNTVIILTSNLGSHFILDGIDEETGDISEEARDNVNDLLKTHFRPEFLNRLDEIVMYKPLLKSEIYSICGLMLKSLEKRLAEKRLKMELTESAKAAIVDQGYNMAFGARPLRRFIQSHVETLLAKAIIRDDPAADSLMKVDYDGNDFSVETIAPTTAE
- a CDS encoding electron transporter RnfD; amino-acid sequence: METRIPEGKKLISPTDKMSYMGRIDFDDPNAPVFIWAGSNVRMRFKGTSVSAVIFNRRFFNKMSVGYVIDGKVCRADFGEENEWEKEYCLTLADGLEDGEHEIVLFKRQDASHYFRFLGFVIDGEVLEAPALPSRKIEVFGDSVSAGAVVEARDFEGKCDPEGHEGIYDNAWYSYASITARNLGAQLNCTAQGGISVFDNTGWFHAPDFIGMETAYDKLCYYPEGERGYTPWDFGRYTPNVVIFAVGQNDSHNEAEGDPDITDISFRTRWKEGYKGIIKELRAKYHRAYFVLLLTVLGHDPEWDKAVDEIAYELSDSRIRHFMFTRTGKATPGHPRISEQYEMAEELTAYLSGLGEDIWK